Below is a genomic region from Chrysemys picta bellii isolate R12L10 unplaced genomic scaffold, ASM1138683v2 scaf4250, whole genome shotgun sequence.
TCCGCTTTGGGATGTCAGGCAGCTTCAAGCTCGCTTCCGGGGCCGAGCTGCCCAAACACGCCCATCTTCGGTTTTACACCAAGGAGAGCCCGCACCGAGCCCTCTGCTTCGTGGATATCAGGCGCTTTGGGAGGTGGGAAGTGCACGGGACGTGGCAGCTGGATCGAGGGCCATGTGTGATGCTGGAGTATGAGAAATTCAGGTGAGATCCACCATGACCTTCCATCTCTGCTTGAGAAACTGACCAGGAGTATGTGTCGAGCGGGGTGGGAGGGAATGAATGATAGACACAATATTCTTACAGTGAATTCCGTGGGGAGCCTGGTGATAGAATATGGGGCCTTTCACCATTACAGGGACACTTGTAGCTCACGTTTATGGAAACTCTGTCTTGGGTTGAAGACTGTCTGGTGCTTTGCATTCCCAGAGATCTCGCTATGAACAAGGGAACAGGCTTGGTTTAAACATCCTCCTGtgtggctttttcttatataacaaGTGAACGGCACAAAAATAATTCTTAAGTATTGCAAAAGCGAAGAGTACAGCTGAGCGATTTAACCCTCACAGCAATGGCTCTCCAGTGGCTATCCACTCAGTTCAGCATGTTGAGAACCAAGTGGGGGGAGGCTGAATGGTTGGGAATGAGGTAGGTCCATGAGGAGATGTCTGTTATGCAAAGTGGGAGGCTGGAAAAAGCTGGAGATCCCCTGCGCTAGGACCTGTTAACTGACTATGACAGAGACCCAGAGGACTTTGGTCGAGCTCTTGTATTATTTTGTACAAGTTAATGTTTCACTCTTAATATGTGTCTGTTACAGTCGTGAAACAGTGTAAGAGAGCAAGAGCCCTGCTGTAGCTACTTTAACACCTGCAAAATCCCATGGCAGGCAAGGAGGGGCTTGTAGCTTGGTGAACAAAGAGCCAGGTCCCCTAAGATATTGAGGGTCCTAACTTCTGTTGGaagagcctaaataccttagAGGTTGTGGACCAAAGTGCCCACTTTGTATTTCATAGGTAGAATTCATAGCTGAAGGGCGTATCACCGACTGACAGAGGTTGGAGATTGAAAGGGGTCATTGGGTTGTCTGATGCATACACACATGCCTGCCTGTCTAGGTACCATGTGGTATGTTCATTAGTGGATTTTCAGGGTTAGTTTTGAATTTGCTGAACATCGGGATTTCCACCGCTTCCCTTCCAATCTTTTCCCCCCTCAGATTCTCAAATTTTCCTTTCCCTAATTGTATCCCATTCAGTCATCAGAGGCTTGGTGAGTTTGTTAGTTAGTTCCCTGAGCACCTTGTCAAAGGCAGATTGCATAAAAGGATTCCAGAGTCTCAGGCATTGAGTCTTTGTTCATTTCATCCCCCTCCTCTTTGATGAATGAGCTACTCCCTCTTCAGTGCATTTCTGCATGGACACTTATATTTATTTCCCTTTGGCAGCATTCCTTGAACCCTTGTCTCTCCACTGCAAGCCTCACCTGACTCTACATGTTGGTGTTCCCTTATCTCTTTGCTCTTCTATGTCAAGATCTTAGAGCAGGCCTTCATAAAGCCACTCTTCAAAGGCTCCTTCTTGTTCTTTGTATTTGTCAGTTTCGGAGGACTCTTAGACTGCCTTCAATTCCTTAATGGCGATGTCTCTTGCTGTTCCTCCAGCCTTCTTTATGCTGTGGTGAGTCTTTAATGCTTCCTCTTATCACACTCAATTTCTTAATTTGCTTCCCTGCAATCAAATACCTTGATAACTGCTGCATTCCAGGAACCCGTTCCCTACGGGGCTGAATTCAAGTAGCGTACAGCACTGGAACTGCAAGTCCGTGCGCTGCTCCTTCTAAGGAAACAGCGGGTCATCCCTGTACCTTTACCCAAAGGGTTTTGCTGCTACCTTTATCGTTACCTGTTTTATTGTAATGCCTCTTGATGTCTaatgctgcccccttctctctcctgcaCAGACTGTCTGCATCTATATTTACAGTCTTGCTATAAGAACCATCCCCCAAGGTTTCACTTGTGCCCGCTAGACCATAACCTCCATCATTTTTAGTTTCACTTCTCCCGCTTGTGTCTGGAGGCAGACCCTTCTGCAGCAGAAAACCCCACTGGAGAACAACCCCACCTCCCATGTTGGTTACTGTGTTGGAAGCACATCACAGGCTGAGTGAGGTGGTCgtttccccagcccctcctccctagCTGACCGGCCCTGCTGTCTTCCAGGGAGAACGTGCTGAGGAACCTGTCTGACAAGGCTTTCAACAAGCCCATCTGCGAAGCCCTGTTAAATCAGAAGTTTTTCAATGGGATTGGCAACTACCTCCGAGCCGAGATTCTCTACAGGTGAGCAGGGCGAAGAGCGGAGAGGAGGAGGCCTGGCCCGATGGAGATGTGGGTCCAATATCCTATTCCACCCCAGGCTCAAGCCAGGCCTTGTTTACGCAGGGACGCTGAGGAAAGTTCAGATGAAATAACTAAAGCTGTGAAGTTAATGTGCAGGACTTCGAGtgcattaaccccccccccccgaggaggaTTCAGCTACAGcaaa
It encodes:
- the LOC135980551 gene encoding endonuclease 8-like 1 isoform X1, with protein sequence MPEGPELHLASCYINTVCAGLIFSGKVEKSEVSKNPEVLFESDAYLISATSRGKEIKLTLTPLKEEKNLLPGRGRDREGLSQNGLQQPMDLVFRFGMSGSFKLASGAELPKHAHLRFYTKESPHRALCFVDIRRFGRWEVHGTWQLDRGPCVMLEYEKFRENVLRNLSDKAFNKPICEALLNQKFFNGIGNYLRAEILYR
- the LOC135980551 gene encoding endonuclease 8-like 1 isoform X2, encoding MPEGPELHLASCYINTVCAGLIFSGKVEKSEVSKNPEVLFESDAYLISATSRGKEIKLTLTPLKEEKNLLPGRGRDREGLSQNGLQQPMDLVFRFGMSGSFKLASGAELPKHAHLRFYTKESPHRALCFVDIRRFGRWEVHGTWQLDRGPCVMLEYEKFSFGGLLDCLQFLNGDVSCCSSSLLYAVGERAEEPV